The Glycine soja cultivar W05 chromosome 6, ASM419377v2, whole genome shotgun sequence genome has a window encoding:
- the LOC114414878 gene encoding uncharacterized protein LOC114414878, whose product MELDRLSKLEEPPLSGACIRGLVKQLTTSRTKDFMNPKYQNCVVNGGVSHGQNSTKHGKVADTRQAQQSSQPQQQKKQVRRRLHTSRPYQERLLNMAEARREIVTALKFHRAAMKEASEQKQQQAQEQQQRPSVSLQPSQFPSFDQDGKFKSRRNPRIYPACTTKFSSYMDMDDLSQPPPLVPNSYTWPAASPITPPPLMAENPNFVLPNQTLGLNLNLQDFNNLDATLHLNNSSSSSSYSSATSSSPPQELPSVGISQGEGFSSLVDTIESNAATQVTGGLHTAMDDEGMAEMRSLGEQYQMEWNDTMNLVKSACWFKYLKNMEHRAHEANTVDVAYNNFDQLLEFPAWLNANESCLEQCSVDYFQESSLPCMDIGDIDSMDDDWLA is encoded by the exons ATGGAATTAGATAGGCTCAGTAAGCTTGAAGAACCTCCTCTCTCTGGTGCTTGCATCCGTGGTCTAGTGAAACAACTAACCACCTCTAGAACAAAAGACTTCATGAACCCAAAATACCAAAATTGTGTTGTGAACGGTGGCGTTTCCCATggtcaaaattcaacaaaacatgGCAAAGTCGCAGATACTCGTCAGGCACAACAGTCCTCACAAccccaacaacaaaaaaaacaagttaGAAGGAGACTCCACACCAGTAGGCCTTATCAGGAAAGGCTTTTGAATATGGCAGAGGCTCGGAGGGAGATTGTCACCGCCTTGAAATTTCACAGAGCAGCAATGAAAGAAGCAAGTGAACAGAAGCAGCAACAAGCCCAAGAACAGCAGCAAAGGCCATCAGTATCTCTCCAGCCATCCCAGTTCCCAAGTTTTGACCAAGATGGAAAATTTAAGTCTAGGAGAAATCCCAGAATTTACCCAGCATGCACAACCAAATTTTCAAGTTACATGGACATGGATGATTTATCCCAACCTCCTCCTTTGGTTCCAAATTCTTACACCTGGCCTGCTGCTTCCCCAATTACTCCACCACCCCTTATGGCTGAAAACCCCAATTTCGTGCTTCCAAATCAGACTTTAGGATTGAATCTCAATTTACAAGATTTCAACAACTTAGATGCTACCCTTCACCTCAAtaactcatcatcatcatcctctTACTCATCTGCAACCTCATCTTCTCCTCCACAGGAACTTCCTTCCGTTGGAATATCACAGGGAGAGGGGTTTTCTTCATTGGTGGATACTATTGAATCCAATGCTGCAACCCAGGTCACTGGAGGCTTACACACAGCCATGGACGATGAGGGTATGGCAGAGATGAGATCATTAGGAGAGCAATATCAAATGGAATGGAATGACACCATGAATTTGGTCAAATCAGCTTGTTGGTTCAAGTACTTGAAAAACATGGAACATAGGGCACATGAAGCCAACACTGTAGATGTTGCATACAATAATTTTGACCAGCTTCTGGAGTTTCCAGCTTGGTTGAATGCGAACGAGAGCTGCTTAGAGCAGTGCTCGGTGGATTATTTTCAAGAGTCTTCCTTGCCTTG CATGGATATTGGAGATATTGACAGTATGGATGACGATTGGTTAGCGTGA
- the LOC114414879 gene encoding F-box only protein 13-like — protein sequence MECNDQRVSVSLKRKSPENGDHVLFNTFSLDDLNEDLFERILSWLQTSTFFRLNSVCKRWKSVAASASFKLACSHIPSREPWFLMVAPNLNQSVIFDSAESTWKRLNHPSLLQEESNQDCMPVAASGGLICYRKSSGNFIVTNPVTGSCRELPPLQLASQNQPLDAIVMSTSSKDQISFKIVLVFGELPNLLFKVYNSGSNCWEGETALRRKTEDNSMEYDSTDDNVVYFLSKAGIVVASNMQRSPSKQFSSVITNKNDQEIVYFLSYSGNVVACNLTCKCFSEYPRLLPVYNEYSIDVVECNGEMLVVLLSEFLETTTLRVWKYDEANRGWHQIAAMPAANSHEWYGKKADINCVGAGNQIFICLNSTELCTYVMCDLETNKWVELPNCCINGQVIDFMSAFSFEPRIEASV from the coding sequence ATGGAATGTAATGATCAGCGTGTAAGTGTAAGCTTGAAGAGAAAATCACCAGAAAATGGAGATCATGTACTCTTCAACACCTTTTCTCTGGATGACCTTAATGAAGATCTCTTTGAAAGGATACTTTCATGGCTCCAAACTTCCACATTCTTTCGCCTCAATTCTGTGTGCAAAAGATGGAAATCAGTAGCTGCTTCTGCCAGTTTCAAGCTTGCCTGCTCTCACATTCCCTCAAGGGAACCTTGGTTTTTAATGGTTGCTCCCAACCTTAACCAATCTGTTATCTTTGACTCTGCTGAAAGCACTTGGAAGAGACTAAATCACCCCTCTCTTCTGCAAGAAGAATCTAACCAAGATTGCATGCCAGTTGCGGCTTCCGGGGGCTTGATTTGCTACCGTAAATCATCAGGAAACTTCATTGTAACCAACCCTGTGACTGGATCTTGTAGAGAACTCCCTCCACTGCAACTTGCCTCACAAAACCAACCACTCGATGCCATCGTGATGAGCACAAGTTCCAAAGACCAAATCTCCTTCAAAATTGTGCTAGTCTTTGGTGAACTTCCAAATCTCTTGTTTAAAGTGTACAATTCAGGTTCTAACTGTTGGGAGGGTGAGACTGCATTGAGGAGAAAGACTGAAGACAATTCCATGGAATATGATTCCACTGATGACAATGTTGTGTACTTCCTCAGCAAGGCTGGAATTGTTGTGGCAAGCAACATGCAGAGAAGCCCCTCCAAGCAATTTTCATCTGTTATTACTAATAAAAATGATCAAGAGATTGTGTATTTTCTTAGTTACTCAGGGAATGTAGTAGCTTGCAATTTGACATGCAAGTGCTTCTCTGAGTACCCCAGGTTGTTGCCTGTTTACAATGAGTATTCCATTGATGTTGTGGAGTGCAATGGGGAGATGCTAGTTGTTTTGCTATCAGAATTCTTGGAAACCACAACCCTTAGGGTGTGGAAATATGATGAGGCTAATAGAGGGTGGCATCAGATTGCAGCAATGCCTGCAGCAAATTCTCATGAGTGGTATGGGAAGAAAGCAGATATTAACTGTGTTGGTGCTGGTAACCAAATCTTCATATGCTTGAACTCCACTGAGCTATGCACTTATGTTATGTGTGATTTGGAGACCAACAAGTGGGTTGAATTGCCAAATTGTTGCATAAATGGACAAGTCATAGACTTTATGTCTGCCTTTTCATTTGAGCCTCGGATAGAGGCTTCAGTGTGA
- the LOC114414877 gene encoding 3-ketoacyl-CoA synthase 10-like gives MANERDLFSAEIVNRGIESSGPNAGSLTFSVRVRRRLPDFLQSVNLKYVKLGYHYLINHGIYLFTIPVLLVVFSAEVGSLSKEDLWKKLWEDARYDLATVLASFGVFVFTLSVYFMSRPRPIYLIDFACYKPDDELKVSREQLMEVARKSGKFDEASLEFQKRMLMSSGIGDETYIPKAVVASTENTATMKEGRGEASMVMFGALDELFEKSRVRPKDVGVLVVNCSIFNPTPSLSAMIINHYKMRGNILSYNLGGMGCSAGIIGVDLAKDILQANPNNYAVVVSTEMVGYNWYQGKDRSMLIPNSFFRMGCSAVLLSNRRRDYSRAKYRLEHIVRTHKGADDRSFRCVYQEEDEQKLKGLKISKDLIEIGGDALKTNITTLGPLVLPFSEQLLFFATLVWRHLFGSKNGGNSPSMKKPYIPDYKLAFEHFCVHAASKTILDELQRNLELSDKNIEASRMTLHRFGNTSSSSIWYELAYMEAKESVRRGDRVWQLAFGSGFKCNSVVWRAMRRVTKPSRNPWLDCINRYPAPLNN, from the exons ATGGCTAATGAACGTGATCTGTTCTCGGCGGAGATTGTGAACCGTGGAATTGAATCGTCAGGACCAAACGCTGGGTCGTTGACGTTTTCGGTGAGGGTGAGAAGGCGCTTACCGGATTTTCTTCAATCGGTGAACCTTAAGTACGTGAAATTGGGTTACCATTATCTGATAAACCATGGCATATACTTGTTCACCATACCGGTTCTTCTCGTGGTGTTTAGTGCTGAGGTTGGAAGCCTCAGCAAAGAGGACCTATGGAAGAAGCTTTGGGAAGACGCGCGTTACGACCTTGCTACGGTTCTTGCTTCCTTTGGGGTCTTCGTTTTCACCTTGTCTGTCTACTTCATGTCGAGGCCACGTCCCATTTACCTCATTGATTTTGCATGTTATAAACCCGATGATGAACTCAAG GTGTCAAGGGAGCAGTTGATGGAGGTAGCAAGAAAATCAGGCAAGTTCGACGAAGCGAGTCTGGAGTTCCAGAAGAGGATGCTGATGTCCTCCGGAATCGGCGACGAGACCTACATCCCGAAGGCCGTCGTGGCCTCCACGGAGAACACGGCGACAATGAAAGAGGGGCGCGGCGAGGCCTCCATGGTGATGTTCGGAGCCCTGGACGAGCTGTTCGAGAAAAGCCGCGTCCGACCAAAGGACGTGGGCGTCCTAGTAGTGAACTGCAGCATCTTCAACCCGACACCATCACTCTCAGCGATGATCATAAACCActacaagatgagagggaacattCTGAGCTACAACCTCGGCGGAATGGGGTGCAGCGCGGGGATCATTGGTGTGGACTTGGCCAAGGATATTCTCCAGGCGAACCCTAATAACTACGCGGTGGTGGTGAGCACGGAGATGGTGGGGTACAACTGGTACCAGGGGAAGGACAGGTCTATGCTTATCCCGAATAGCTTCTTCCGCATGGGGTGTTCTGCTGTTCTGCTTTCCAACCGTCGAAGGGACTATAGCCGCGCAAAGTACCGTCTTGAACACATTGTTCGCACGCATAAGGGTGCCGATGACCGCAGCTTCAG GTGTGTTTACCAAGAGGAAGATGAGCAAAAACTCAAGGGACTAAAGATCAGCAAAGACTTGATTGAGATTGGTGGTGATGCTCTAAAAACCAACATCACCACACTAGGACCCTTGGTGCTACCCTTTTCTGAGCAGCTTCTCTTCTTTGCCACCCTTGTGTGGAGGCACTTATTTGGCAGCAAAAATGGTGGGAATTCACCCTCAATGAAGAAGCCTTACATTCCTGACTACAAACTAGCTTTTGAGCACTTTTGTGTGCATGCTGCAAGCAAGACCATTCTTGATGAGCTTCAAAGGAACTTGGAACTGAGTGACAAGAACATCGAAGCGTCTAGAATGACGCTGCATCGCTTTGGCAACACCTCTAGCAGCAGCATTTGGTATGAGTTGGCTTACATGGAAGCAAAAGAGAGTGTTAGAAGAGGAGACCGTGTTTGGCAACTCGCATTTGGCTCTGGCTTCAAGTGCAACAGTGTGGTTTGGCGCGCCATGCGCCGAGTCACCAAGCCTTCTAGGAACCCTTGGCTTGATTGCATCAACAGATATCCTGCACCTCTCAACAACTGA